Proteins encoded by one window of uncultured Sunxiuqinia sp.:
- a CDS encoding DUF3859 domain-containing protein, whose protein sequence is MHITNGINQQNQINRKNQKNKYFYIFAKCHHAAANISDDGLSGINLNKKLQKFNIQLGKKKIDIDLYSYGEYTEWDRNSRKLPKIVNISHTVQAEVGTEFGYVLKIKRGKGKKLDFKVIHPPLKDENGALMDDFTGEYYINSNDYEFFLGDCIWEPLDDKLGPWRLITYLDGQVIADKTLQLVRKEN, encoded by the coding sequence ATGCATATTACTAATGGAATTAACCAGCAAAATCAAATAAACCGGAAAAACCAGAAGAATAAATACTTTTATATATTTGCGAAGTGCCATCATGCCGCTGCAAATATAAGCGATGATGGATTAAGTGGAATCAATCTAAATAAAAAGCTACAGAAATTTAACATACAATTGGGAAAGAAAAAGATCGATATTGATTTATACAGTTATGGTGAATATACCGAATGGGATCGCAATAGCCGGAAGCTACCGAAAATAGTTAACATTTCGCACACCGTTCAGGCTGAAGTCGGAACTGAATTTGGCTATGTTTTGAAAATCAAACGAGGAAAAGGTAAGAAGCTGGATTTCAAAGTTATTCACCCTCCGCTTAAGGACGAAAATGGTGCCTTGATGGACGATTTTACAGGCGAATATTACATCAATAGCAACGACTATGAATTCTTTTTAGGCGATTGCATTTGGGAACCTCTGGACGACAAACTTGGCCCGTGGCGATTAATCACCTACCTCGATGGGCAGGTGATTGCTGATAAAACACTCCAATTGGTTAGAAAAGAAAACTAG
- a CDS encoding DUF3108 domain-containing protein — MRRTKAKNHSALRAAIFSVLLFNAFLLNSRPGKAQAVFIPQEELTYGAYYNWHFIWINAGEVIFSTDTVRVNEKKMWRFLAIGKTYKAYDFFYTVRDTFSSRVNFSNFQPDYFIRKVNHAKSSTVHEYQFNDISRKIYSYVKREDQPFIHDTLVWEPTVSDMLSMVYDFRNFNFDGLKKSDQVNFKMLVDNKTEDLYFRYRGEEVVKTRNGRKFHCHHVIIRLLGGDFFPDGEYMNVWFTADQNRIPVKVETKILVGSVNAILTNVEHIKYPLTSEIH; from the coding sequence ATGCGAAGAACAAAAGCAAAAAATCACAGCGCTCTTCGAGCAGCAATTTTCAGCGTTCTCCTTTTTAATGCTTTCTTACTGAATAGCCGGCCGGGCAAAGCGCAAGCGGTTTTTATCCCTCAGGAGGAATTGACCTATGGAGCCTATTATAATTGGCATTTTATTTGGATAAATGCTGGAGAGGTCATCTTCAGTACTGATACCGTGAGAGTGAATGAAAAGAAGATGTGGCGTTTTTTAGCAATCGGTAAAACCTACAAAGCCTACGATTTTTTTTATACGGTTCGCGACACATTTAGTAGTCGGGTGAATTTCTCAAACTTCCAGCCTGATTATTTTATTCGAAAAGTGAATCATGCTAAAAGTTCAACTGTTCACGAGTATCAGTTTAATGATATTAGCAGAAAAATCTATTCCTATGTCAAACGTGAAGATCAGCCATTTATTCATGATACGCTTGTTTGGGAACCAACCGTTTCAGATATGCTGAGCATGGTTTATGATTTTCGGAATTTTAACTTTGACGGTCTAAAAAAGAGTGATCAGGTTAATTTTAAGATGTTGGTTGATAACAAGACGGAAGATTTGTACTTTCGTTACCGCGGAGAAGAAGTTGTAAAAACCCGCAACGGAAGAAAATTCCATTGTCATCATGTAATTATCCGTTTGCTCGGGGGTGATTTTTTCCCTGATGGAGAATACATGAACGTGTGGTTTACAGCCGACCAGAATCGGATACCGGTAAAAGTTGAAACTAAAATACTAGTTGGTTCAGTCAATGCAATTTTAACAAATGTTGAGCATATCAAATATCCATTAACTTCAGAAATACATTAA